TCCTAAATTTTTgtagaattaaattgaattgcatGTTTTTGTGTGcttagaattcaattgaatgCCACATAGTTTTGTAAGATAGAATTGAACCAAACACTGTGTAAAAGGACAAATAGTAATGGGTAAATGATATAGTACTCGAGTCGTAAAAGTAACAAACACGAGATGACAGAAATATATTCGAAGCCCGTATAGAAATTTGAAGGGATCACCTTCACAAAGCAAAACACAACATACAACTTCAATTAATAAGAAGGCGGTTCCAATTACAAAATGTCATTCCGGCTCCATATCATTAATAAACCAAGACAAATATGAAGCCATGATGGCAATGTAATTCACGAATTTGGTTTAGTTTAACTAAACGGGCTGCGTATAAACACATGATAAACAAACAATCCACCTGGAGAgcccacacacacacacacacacacaaaaaaaaaaaaaaaagaggtttGATAGTTGGGGAATGAACCTGATTAGAGTCGTCGTCGTTAAGTAGGTCGAAAGGATTTATTGCGGGGCGAGTGGACAAATCAGGAGATTCAggttcctcttcttcttcgtgATGCTGTTGTTGTTGCTCCTGTTCTTTCAACACTTTCTTCAGCAACCTAGCTGACATTATTTTTGTGCGTGAAATATCAACTTTCGAATCGGTGCAGAAGGGCGAGAATATAGGCTAGTCTTGGTGGATTCTTGGTTCCCAAACGGGAAATATATGTTAGAACAAAGAGGAATCGCTTCGTCGATGGCGTAATGGTGGTGTGGTGGCGGTGAAGACTGAAGTCTGGAGATGGTTGAATCTCGAACATTGGCTGCCCAAAGCTGCATAATGGGCTCGTAAATCGCCTCTCATGTATTACCAAACGAGTGTTTGGGCCTATTGATAGTCTCGGCCCACTTTATTATCGTTTTCAATTAAAAAgggaaattttaatataatcctcACTATTCACGCATAAGGGCTATTGgccttttaatatttttaatcatttcgtaaaatttttttataatattttttcatttggttgttaaatatttttatatatcaactatgaaaaataatatttatttattttaaatatatatattaatattttttttgcaGATATTGacgaataaaatatattaaattggtACCTTTgtgattttattcttattaattttatgtgtaataatttataatgaaaatattttatttaatttttttcaactgtttataaatataaatatctttTACTATAAcgaattaattaattgttttatacttttattatcattaaatatACCATTGTTTTTTAGTGTGTAACATAATTCTTATATGTTAATTCAATACAACCAAATGCAAACccacaataattttatattatcttcattttataatttttatttattttttaattatttaaaattattatttattttcttttatattataataacctataaattaactattataactctatttaattttatcttatttttaaaaaaaatttcaaactattttttaatatttaataaaatttaatatctttaatatatataattaaaaaattaaaaaaattatattttttaataattataaaaaataaatgaataaaaatcataaaataacaaaatatatttttcttactCGCACATAAATTTTGCATGTCAGTATCTAAAACAGTATgaattttacattattttttaattaaattatatatatatatatatatatataacacgaAAGGAGGAAAAAAAGGCCAAAAAGAGGTGCACAAAAGGCTTCATGGGGGGCGGTGCATCTGATACCTAGAGTCAAAAATAAACCAAGAAGATCCCAACAAAAACCATTGGGTTGATAAGGTCATCTGTTATTGTAGTAGCAGCAAAACCAAACCCCCATATACCCCTTCCTTCTCTGAGCACTTGGCCGGAAAGAGCAGGTTACTATCAATTTCCACTTCTCCACGACATTCGGTTTCATTTGCCTCTAACGTCTCTCACATGTCCACACACTCAATTCGTTTGCTATAGCTGTTGTTCACTTACTCTCTAGGTTTAGGGTTTTATCCTAGGCGGAATTTTCTTTTCTCACTCGTTGGATTTTAACAGCTGCACTTTGTCTCCAGaattcatattaatttttattttgcaatTGTTTGGTTGAGAATTTAGCTTTTAATTTGGCTTCATTCCTTGTTTCGTTCCAGGCATCAATGGGTTCCATAATTCGTGAGTGGGTCGGGTTTCAGCAGTTCCCTTCTGCTACGCAAAGCAAACTTGTGGAATTGTTTGGCAAATTAAAGGAAGAGGTCTCTCtcgtttcatttttaattttttttaattgcattCTTGCAGTTTTATTATCCATTtcctgatttttttttaaatctatctTGGCCATAAGTACTTGCAGGGTGTGAGCACTTTGACCATTCTTGTTATGGGTAAAGGTGGAGTTGGAAAATCTTCCACCGTCAATTCTCTCATTGGAGAGCGAGTGGCTAATGTGAATTCCTTCTCGGTGTGTTCTTGCTTTTACCAATTTCCCATTAATTTTAGGGCCTGTTGTCACTATGAGTCTTCATATAGTTTGTTATTAACATTATGGACCACATTGCAGTCAGAGGTGTCGAGACCTGTAATGGTTTCACGGACCCGGGCTGGATTTACATTGAACATCATAGACACCCCGGGCCTTGTGGAGGGTGGCTACGTTAGTTACCAAGCTTTGGATTTGATTAAACGGTTGGTACTACTAGAATGCCTTGACTAAAGTTTAATTGCTGCCCACCTAATTATTTTCTTCTGATTTCTTCTACTGTCACTTTTGCATTTCTGGATTAAGTTTTTGTGTCATGCTTAGTTTACAGTTCTGGGGCTACTAATGCAGGTTTCTTTTGAACAAGACTATAGATGTTCTTTTGTATGTTGACCGCTTGGATGCATATAGAGTGGATGACTTGGATAAACAGATAATAAGTGCCATCTCTGATAGTTTTGGGAAAGAAATATGGCGTAAAAGTTTGCTTGTCCTCACCCATGCACAACTTTGTCCACCTGATGATCTCAATTATGATGTTTTTTCGGGTAGAAGGTCAGAGGCTGTCTTAAAGACCATTCATGCAGGATCAAGGATGAGGAAAAGAAAATTTGAGGTTCGTTTTGCActtcatttatatataaaaccattaattttttcccttttttcaaAAAGAATTATGCAGTCAACGTGAATAAGTGGGCATGCTGACATGCAGCCATATGTTGAATTCAATCTAAAATCCAAATGGAAATGCATACCTGCACATGGATGTgggcttcttcttctttttcttcttcttgcaatTTATGAGTGGTGAATTGGAGAAGTTTTTCACATACTTCCATATTCCTTTGTATCTTCCTAGAAGAGATGCTCCCACCCTAACTTTCAGTCTTAGACGCATGTGGATGAAAATCAGGATCATAAAAAACCAAGTCCTACCATAATAATATTAGTGTACTTGGTgtgtgagttttctctcttccTTGCTGCCTACTAGTTGGAAAAGAATGTTTTCCTCCAGGTTGGAAATTTGATGATTGTTTAATTTAGGGAGTCAGTTTCTTTCTTCCTCACTTGCTCCAGGTTGGAAAAGAATGTTTTGCAGTGATGCTATATTGACTATTTGATTAGTGAGAGTCTTGCGTTTTTTTTAAAAGGAATTTGGTGATTGTGATAACTCAGTTCAAGTGAATACATAATGCTCATTATCTTGGATACATAAGCAGGATATTTGTCATTTATCTGTAGGAAACTGTTAACAAGAAGAGGGGAAGAAGTATCctgaatttcaaatttatatGATCTTCCATCTGTATTATTGATATTCAAAAAAGGCAATTTGAGTGGAAATTTATTGTTTCATACCACTATAAATACCTTTCATATGCTATCTTAAGGACATACCTAAAACTTGTCCTTTTTCATGCCTTTTTAATGCGTAGAACCATCATTGTCTTGTGTATTTTGCTTCTCCAATTTTCCCTTTATGTTTTGGctaaataaaaatcataatagTAATCAAAGAATCTATTGTTGAACCTTCTTCTATTTCTATCACTTGTACAAAAATGACTGACTTTGAGGGAGTTTTATGAActcttctgaaattttgatttggTAGATCTGCTCTTAAGTATCCTCACACAACATTCATAAATCATAGAaaggttttatttatttgtttgttttgttATCTCAAAATGTTTTTCCATGTTTGCAATTGACATTTAATGTCATGGTGGGGTTTCTTGGATTCATATTTATGAGACTGTTTTTCAAGTATTTCATAACATTTCATGAACGGTTTCAAAATATTTGCATTTATCTATTATATGCTTCTTTTTAAAGATCTTTTGAAAGTTTAGATGACAAGGGTGAATTGGCATTACTATTTTTTTcccttattaatattattagtggaaggaaaagacctcatttaaaatgattttagtgTCCAGCATTGAAGTCTGTAACAAGGATGATTTAAGGTTATTTACATCAGTAAGAGTTAAGAACAGGTCCTGTTTCTTGTCACTTGGCCAGAAATTTGACCAAGTTATCTTAATTGATGGCCtcataatctttattttttgggTTTTGAGAACTGATGATTGAAACCCTGTAGTTGGTATGAAGTATATTTAACAGTTTCTGATTTTCCTTGATGAGTTAGTACATATTTTTTTGGGATACATCGTTAGAAACCTAATCTATTTTCTGTTTCGTAGATGGAAGGCAGTCTTCATGGTCCAACTGGTAGCTTGTACACTTGTTAGAAAAATCAATTGCAGTGGTGAAATGTGCATGCATCTGTGCATATGCTTGCATATATAATTGATGAGTAGTGTTTTTTGTTTTCTATGCTGGAAGTGTTATTTAATAATCACTTATGATGTCTATAGGTTACTGCCATTCCAGTTGGTTTGGTTGAGAACAGTGGGAGATGCAATAAAAATGAGAATGATGAAAAGGTAAGGTCTCTTCACCAACCTTGTGGCCATTTATTTTTCTGAATGCATTATTTGCAGAAGCCTCATGCATTTGGCTTccacttttatatatttaagtgCCTTATCACAtgtactattattattattactactaCTACTACTACTACTACTATTATTACAGATTCTCCCAAATGGTGAGGCCTGGATACCAAGCTTGGTGAAAGAAATAATTGGGGTTGCTACAAACGGGAATAAATCCATTTTTGTTGACAAGAAGTTGATAGATGGATCTGAGTCAAATGACAGGGGCAAAGTATTGATTCCTCTCATTCTTGGAGTTCAGGTAGGAATTTCTTAGGTTCCTTAACAGAGGTTCTGTGCTTGTGATGGAAGTTGTGCATAttatcatgtttttatggttataTTTTATGATACAGTGGCTTATCGTGAAATGGATTCAAAGAGcaattaaaaatgatattgcAAAGGGGGGCAAGGCCTTGTGAGTGCTGCTCTATTTGGTTCTGATCAGGCGCAAGTTTTGACTTAGCTCTTGGATATTTTCTCTTGCTCTCTCTGGCCACTACTCAATTCTTGTCTGTCTTCTGGTATTTTCATCTTCTGAAAATTCAATCCGTATTGCCTGTGTCCTTGTTTTGGTTTGTCAGTAACAGAATATTAGAACAATGGGTTCTTGTCCTTTGGCTGAGTGTGTGCTGTGTTTTTTTTGGTCTCGGAGCTTgctctatttttcttttattggattttttttttcttattattgttCTTTCTCGGtatcttattaatttttaattaactgTTGGCGGGCTCGAGGCATCAAACGCTACTGATGCACTCGAGCAGAGAATACCACACACCTATGGAGCACACTAGCACAATCTCCTTCTGATTAAGATAATCACCAGGTAGTACTAGCATCTGGGTGTTCACTTTATTTGCAAGTGGTTGTGTAAAGTGTACTTATTATTCAATTCTTATGCCCATCTTGCTTCCTGTATGGGACCAAAGACCAATTAGTGTTGCGAGCACAACGCAAATTAGCTTTTACCTAATATTTTAAGTACCATCTCTACCAAGCTATTCAAGCTAGGAGAAATTGATTCCTCGGACCTACTCATGAACtgggaattaaaaaaaaaagagttcctCGGATAGTGGACCCTGCGTCCGTTGTTGTTGtgctttaaattaaatcaaagcaCTTTGATGGTCACGCTTGATTTTGAAATTGTGATTATAGTCTACACTGCCCAGACGTGCAACTAGTCGGTAAAACTGTCTTGCTGCGTAGATCGCTTGAATTTCATTTACTCTTTATATAGTTAGatggaggggggggggggggggggggggaagaaTCGTGTAAGGGTGGAGGACCATAGAGTTGGaaagaatttttttaacttGTACTGATATGAGTCGTGGGAGCTGGGAACATGATTTTAAAAGCACGCCACCACAGGCTGCAAAACATCATTGCATGCACTACAATAATGTAAAGATCTCATAATCACGTATTATTATGTATATTGGATGGATTCTGGTTATGCACTTGATAATAATTGTTTTAGATTCTGGATATTGACAATGATGGTCAAAATGTACCCTTAATTACCTTGTACCAAAACAGCAACAGTGACATTGACTTGTATAGGATTAAAAACTATCAGAATTGGTAATGGTTTAGACGACGGTTTAGTTTTGTCCCTGAGCTTGTGTGCATGTATTCAActccaaggaaaaaaaaatcgatGAACCTTTTGATGGTAATCTGTTTCCAGCTCTCTGTGCCAGAGGATGACGTGTATCCTGTCTCGTATTCAGCTTATGGTTAGATCTTTTGGGGTTTTCAGAGGCAATATCACGTTGAACAAGGGAACTAGCAGGCATTAGAACATCTTTGCCATCACATGATCTGTTTTATTAGAATTTCTCGCAGAAGACAAGCGGCTTTCTTACCATTTAATTTGACATGGGAACAAGTCCAGTAATTAAATCAACTTATTTGGTtataaatcttgcaaaggtccAGTCTTTCTCAAACATATTGGAGGCACCCAAATcttgtatttttatatataaaatttgtatTAATTATCACTTCGAAATACCGTAAATGAGATTAAACACACACAGAGTGATAGAACGAGTGGATCTACCATCACTTGGACAAATCCATGAGATGTTACGCGAGGAAAACATACTTCAGTTATGTTCGTGGAATGAGGTTAAACGGTAAACCGGATGCACTAAATGACTTCACTGGTTAACAAAAAAGTAGCACCTAATCCAAGCAATCATCGTCTGAGTAAACCAGGTGGgcacctttttcttttcttttatttatttatttatttttaacaaaaacaCCTCCAACGTAGCGAAATCAAATCAGAAGCTATAAAATGCAGGCTTCCATGAATGAGTTGCTAGAGCGAGAATAGAGACTTCATGGGTAGTAATTTGAAGAACGCTGTGATTGCTCTCTTGGTGCCACTTCCTTCAGTTTTCTTCTACCTCTCCCTCCTTCACCATTATCATACCAGCATCAGTGAGGATACTGCTCTTTCTCCTTTGTGGGCATGGTGCGCTTACCACCCTCTTCTTTTGGCCaacattctcttcttcttcaacgtCAATGTCCTCTTCTGGCTCATCAGCCACATCCAATCCAGCCACTGGGTAGGTTTGCTTCTTCATTCCTTTCTTCTCTTGTGGATTTCTTCgttggatttaattttttttttcttggacgCAGATGATAGATCTCTACTGGACTGTGATACCGATATTGCTGGTTTACTACTATGCAACTTACCCTTTTGCTCAGTATAACTGGCAGAGGTCAAGAATTGTGATAACATTAACATGGGTGTGGAGTTTGAGGCTTACGCATAACTACTTTAGGCGGGAGAAGTGGCAATGGGGTGCTAGAGAGGACTGGAGGTTCACTAATATGCGTGGCCAGTATGGCAAGCACTGGTGCTGGATTTCCTTTTTCTGTGTCTATTTCTCACAGCAGGTAATCTATCTCTGCTTTTGTCTATTGGTAATGTTGATGCTAGCTGCAGTTTATCTACTGAATTTTGAAGTCGATAATGCTTGATGAATTGCCGCAATGAGCTTTCAGTTCCCGGGagatatttgaaatatttaagatGCACCCTTTAACTTTATCTGTTATAGTTTTAACAGCCAAGAATCGTCCAGATAGTATATATGTCTCAAAACGAGCTCTATTACCGTATTTTCTTGATTCGTGGCCCGTAAATATGCAGGTTTTTCTGATCGGAGTATGTCTGCCGTTTTATATCGTTCACTCGCTTGATAAGCCATTGAATATCTGGGATTTTGTTGCCGTTGTTGTCTGCATATGTGGTGTTGTCATAGCATACTTTGCTGATACTCAACTCCATGAATTTGTGATAAGAAATAACAAATTAAAAGAGCTTGGGAAGCCAATGGTGCCCAACCTTGACAGGGGCTTGTGGTGTTACTCACGGCATCCTAACTACTTCGGAGAGCAGTTGTGGTGGTGGGGACTGGTTATTTTTGCATGGAACCTGGGACATGGATGGACCTGTGTCGGTTCTCTCATAAATAGTTTTTGCTTAATATACGTTACTGTGCTTGTGGAGCAACGGATGCTGAAACAACAGTACAGAGCTGAAGCATACAGGTTGTATCGGAAGACAACTTCAGTGTGGATCCCCTGGTTCAAATCATCTGCCTTTACCAGCGAAGATAAGAAATATTGATCTGATTTGCATTCCACTGATAAATTTCAATTGTTGTGCTTCTctgaattaataatatattcttGTTCCTCAGAAATTGCTCATGTGCTTTGTGTTTATATGAATTATTTGCTTGTAGCTAAATAGACCACTTTGTGAAATTGTATAAATTCCCTTTTTATTTTGTATGAAGCTTTACTTTGTCTGTTGAATCTTCTGAGTTTATATGAGAAAGCTTTGATTTCCATTTTTCCTGGTCGGTATAAATGGAGATTCATAAGGTTCCTCTCAACTATAAGGGAAAATTTATTATCTAACACTAACATGATTGCTGAAGCAAAAGTTTGGCTGCACAGTCATTTTAGCTGGTTTAGATCGCTGTTTTGATATCATGAAGAAATCATTCTAGAATAAGATCATTGAAGTGTCTGAACAGGTATCAGTTCTTAGGCTTCACTTTTTCTGAGGGACTCTCTAACCCTATACCAGTAAATGATTCTGTTATGGAATttgttaaaaattcaaatcggaGTCCATATGGGAGTTTTGTTGGATATGATACTGCTAGTCTTGAGAAGCTCGGCCTTGTAGCTATTCAGGGTTATTTTTTATGTGGTTCAGTGCCCTGACGCCCTGTAACATAACAAAATGGGAAGGCTATACCTCTGGGAATAGAGAGTTCTTAAGGACTCAGCATGGCACTATTTCTTAAGATGTGAGCCTCAGAGAAGATAGGAATGAAAATTAAAGAACAGTTGACATATAAGGGACGCCTGTGCTTCGAAGGGTATGGGGCTGGCGAGGGGATCTGGCAGTGGTAGTTCCCATTGTAATTCTCCGCCCAGTCATCAAACGAATGGCACGCCATTCCAAAGGCATTATGCGAAAATCCTTCTGTTTCTAGATTCTAGCTTAGGTGGACTATCCTTGATGAATATGCCATGGGGACCAGAGGGAGATCATGGATTTATGTTACTAAATGGTGACCTCCCCTCCAATAATTGGTACATAGGACAAAAAAGATGCCAGAATATGCCTTCATAATATGATGGGAAAATATGTTATTACCCTGTTGATAAACAAGCTCAAAGAAAAGGAGTGAAAAAGAAAGCCAGCATTTTATGGAAATAAATTAAAGGAATTGGGAGAAATTGTGAAATAGAGCACAAGGCCAGATAATATTCTTGGGGGTATAACAATGGCAAACTATAGACTAGAAGAATTTTCCTTCTcaattgaaaatgaaaataaattgtgtTCAATATATTAAGATCAATTAcatataaaagaataagcaaAACATGCCATTAAACTCAAAATCCATTAAGTGCAAAAAAGAgcatacaattaaaaaaaaaatgagcaGAATATTTAGTATTTTAGTCTCTCTCTTTGTATGCCTTCTATCCCTTTAATTACTCCTCTCCCTCCTCACAGTTCGTCCCCTGGAAAATGCAGAGCGAAGCAGCAAATGGGATTACGGGAAGACAACATTTCGAACCATATTTAATGATCACCTTCgaacttaaatattttttgtgaacTTTATTCCTACTAACAAGCAGCTAAGCACTCGTCTGCCAATCTGCGCTGCATATTTTAGTAAAGTTTATCTAAACAGCTAGCTTTGTTGGGTTGCTGTCTTTGCACCTGAAATGAGCTTGCTAGCTTTGTCTTTCAGGATCCTAGTCCACGCACCGATCCTTTACTAGGGTTTATTGTCCAAGCACCGATTCAGGTATTTTTAATTGCCTGAAATGATTGCATCCGTGACCGAGTACCAAGAACAAGAAGGACTTTGCCAGCGATTTTGTGTTCTTAGTTGTTGACATTTTGTCACATGATGTAGTTGACTTGGTTATAGGGAAGTTGGCACAAATGCTTCAATCTAACGAGTTTTTAGTACAAGTGGACAGTTGAAGACCAATTGCAAGGCTTGCTCGCAATGCTTGCTGCGGTGGCAGTCGGTTAGATGAGAGCAAATCAGCCGGAGGTTTTTGGTTTTCATTTTTTAAGCAATACTTATACAATTGTTAGATTTTGGTTTCAGAAAAAAGCAAATATAATGATAAAagtagtttaaaatttttttttgtatgtatttaaaaattttttgtatGAAATGGACATTTTTTATACTTAGTAATTATTTACTTCAGATGAAAAAATgaacattttttatattttcatacaaaatgaACTTTTTTATTTcctctatttatttattaattaatatatttactttttttataagTTAACTTTCGACTCAATTTAGAGATGTGATTATAATTCAacgtaaaaaaaaattctaaaaatattattaaaaattaatttttaataattttaaagttttaaa
The Manihot esculenta cultivar AM560-2 chromosome 1, M.esculenta_v8, whole genome shotgun sequence genome window above contains:
- the LOC110613902 gene encoding translocase of chloroplast 33, chloroplastic isoform X1, whose protein sequence is MGSIIREWVGFQQFPSATQSKLVELFGKLKEEYLQGVSTLTILVMGKGGVGKSSTVNSLIGERVANVNSFSSEVSRPVMVSRTRAGFTLNIIDTPGLVEGGYVSYQALDLIKRFLLNKTIDVLLYVDRLDAYRVDDLDKQIISAISDSFGKEIWRKSLLVLTHAQLCPPDDLNYDVFSGRRSEAVLKTIHAGSRMRKRKFEVTAIPVGLVENSGRCNKNENDEKILPNGEAWIPSLVKEIIGVATNGNKSIFVDKKLIDGSESNDRGKVLIPLILGVQWLIVKWIQRAIKNDIAKGGKAL
- the LOC110622785 gene encoding uncharacterized protein C594.04c; protein product: MGSNLKNAVIALLVPLPSVFFYLSLLHHYHTSISEDTALSPLWAWCAYHPLLLANILFFFNVNVLFWLISHIQSSHWMIDLYWTVIPILLVYYYATYPFAQYNWQRSRIVITLTWVWSLRLTHNYFRREKWQWGAREDWRFTNMRGQYGKHWCWISFFCVYFSQQVFLIGVCLPFYIVHSLDKPLNIWDFVAVVVCICGVVIAYFADTQLHEFVIRNNKLKELGKPMVPNLDRGLWCYSRHPNYFGEQLWWWGLVIFAWNLGHGWTCVGSLINSFCLIYVTVLVEQRMLKQQYRAEAYRLYRKTTSVWIPWFKSSAFTSEDKKY
- the LOC110613902 gene encoding translocase of chloroplast 33, chloroplastic isoform X2; protein product: MGSIIREWVGFQQFPSATQSKLVELFGKLKEEGVSTLTILVMGKGGVGKSSTVNSLIGERVANVNSFSSEVSRPVMVSRTRAGFTLNIIDTPGLVEGGYVSYQALDLIKRFLLNKTIDVLLYVDRLDAYRVDDLDKQIISAISDSFGKEIWRKSLLVLTHAQLCPPDDLNYDVFSGRRSEAVLKTIHAGSRMRKRKFEVTAIPVGLVENSGRCNKNENDEKILPNGEAWIPSLVKEIIGVATNGNKSIFVDKKLIDGSESNDRGKVLIPLILGVQWLIVKWIQRAIKNDIAKGGKAL